One window from the genome of Oceanidesulfovibrio indonesiensis encodes:
- the dnaB gene encoding replicative DNA helicase, with protein MSDTSYKSGKSGGPSGRPSSKRPEAGATDLLRKVPPHSLEAEQAVLGGIFLKSSVFHSLVDILAEEDFYYPAHQFIYRAFLDLYSKSTPIDLVTVAEHLKNSGELEQVGGASYLGELAQSVISASNANYHAKIVRDKAVQRELIEAGTSIIASSFEGGKEVEAILEEAEQAVFKIAERSSGSVFAHSKQLVDSVFKDLTARVERKDLVTGVSSGYQKLNELTGGFQPSDLVIIAARPAMGKTAFALNVAMRAAIMADTPTAIYSLEMSKEQLMQRMLCAWGKVNLGSLRRGFINDDDWSRLYDAADHLSRAPIFIDDTPSLSTVELRGRSRRLKMEHDLGLVLVDYLQLMRAGRRIDSREQEISEISRSLKALAKEINVPVLALSQLNRKVEERSDKKPVLSDLRESGAIEQDADVIIFIYRDDVYNKKDDNPRKGIADIIIGKQRNGPTGEVHLAFLDSSTAFEELADYAPPPELSGMPTA; from the coding sequence ATGAGCGACACGTCATACAAATCCGGCAAATCCGGCGGTCCTTCCGGCCGGCCTTCGTCCAAACGGCCGGAAGCCGGCGCCACCGACCTGCTGCGCAAGGTGCCTCCGCACAGCCTGGAGGCGGAACAGGCTGTTCTGGGCGGCATCTTTCTCAAGTCCAGCGTGTTCCACTCCCTGGTGGATATCCTGGCGGAGGAAGACTTCTATTACCCTGCGCATCAGTTCATCTATCGAGCATTCCTGGATCTTTACTCAAAATCCACCCCCATCGACCTTGTCACGGTGGCCGAGCACCTGAAAAACAGCGGCGAACTGGAGCAGGTGGGCGGCGCGTCGTACCTGGGCGAACTCGCTCAATCCGTCATTTCGGCGTCCAACGCCAACTATCACGCAAAGATCGTGCGCGACAAAGCCGTGCAGCGCGAGCTCATCGAGGCGGGCACAAGCATCATCGCTTCCAGCTTCGAGGGCGGCAAGGAGGTGGAGGCTATCCTCGAAGAGGCCGAACAGGCCGTCTTCAAGATTGCAGAGCGCAGTTCAGGCTCGGTTTTCGCCCACTCCAAACAGCTCGTGGACAGTGTATTCAAGGACCTGACCGCGCGCGTGGAGCGCAAGGATCTGGTGACGGGAGTTTCCAGCGGATATCAGAAGCTCAACGAGCTGACCGGCGGGTTCCAGCCCTCGGACCTCGTCATCATTGCGGCCCGGCCCGCCATGGGCAAGACGGCCTTTGCCCTCAACGTTGCAATGCGGGCGGCCATCATGGCGGACACGCCGACGGCCATCTACTCATTGGAAATGTCCAAAGAACAGCTCATGCAACGCATGCTCTGCGCCTGGGGCAAGGTGAACCTGGGCAGCCTGCGACGCGGCTTCATCAACGACGACGACTGGTCGCGGCTCTACGACGCTGCCGACCACCTGTCCCGCGCGCCCATATTCATCGACGACACGCCGTCTCTGTCCACAGTGGAGCTCCGCGGCCGTTCGCGCCGGCTCAAAATGGAGCACGACCTGGGCCTCGTCCTGGTGGATTACCTCCAGCTCATGCGCGCAGGGCGCCGTATCGATTCGCGCGAGCAGGAGATCTCGGAAATCTCCCGTTCTCTCAAGGCACTGGCCAAAGAGATAAACGTGCCCGTGCTCGCTTTGTCGCAGCTCAACCGCAAGGTGGAAGAACGCAGCGACAAGAAGCCGGTCCTTTCCGACCTGCGTGAATCCGGCGCCATCGAGCAGGACGCCGACGTGATCATCTTCATCTACCGCGACGACGTGTACAACAAGAAGGACGACAATCCGAGAAAGGGCATAGCGGACATCATCATCGGCAAGCAGCGCAACGGTCCCACCGGCGAAGTGCATCTGGCGTTCCTCGACTCCAGCACGGCCTTCGAGGAACTGGCTGACTACGCTCCGCCGCCGGAGCTGAGCGGCATGCCCACAGCCTGA